Proteins encoded by one window of Venturia canescens isolate UGA chromosome 2, ASM1945775v1, whole genome shotgun sequence:
- the LOC122405787 gene encoding coiled-coil domain-containing protein 22 homolog encodes MEEVDNIIIHSLREIGCDIEERVTNLKGFDTDLVVDATVRCLEIIRPGLGISKVLPANMAARFRVGAALAQACSELGYRGDIGYQTFLYSSETDLRRVFMFLVEKLPKESDKTSNEPISKIDQLEKSIAAVVTRSLSSPWLPHYCHKTSCRRGGYVHVPYRSVDIDVPTSNDDEDFQSYYIRYQQPVPEQTRDRQSLLSSMLSHNAKLLHSRSTNIMERLDWLNSQKSDNTAEPVVTVKSPEISVTSRFTLNDRLRSKRVESDVERNIAEVSLPQPDEASSVTREERRTLEIEGIKSDCEKLRVDIDTAQAEINKITAQLSYVTNKHETDEKELEVLEAEKIIKSRTYDLLADSDNNIDKLKTVIDSGRNKLINLANQWEKHRAPLIKQYRDGREKYSAKTNSSQKKLEELRLLRDKEKELLEECHMKDQQYSQLLGEVQKLPKDVNRSAYTQRILEIINNVRKQKDDINKVLADTREIQKEINTLTGRLERSFTVVDELIFRDAKTNEASRRAYKLLATLHSDCSELVTMVEETGATLREIRDLEEQIDSESTKNVGANLERITADLTQMRQETASLMAQIENKKS; translated from the exons ATGGAGGAAGTTGacaatataataattcattCACTACGTGAAATAGGCTG TGATATAGAGGAACGAGTGACGAATTTAAAAGGCTTCGACACCGATCTAGTGGTCGATGCTACAGTAAGATGTTTAGAAATTATTCGACCGGGTCTTGGAATATCGAAAGTGCTTCCTGCAAACATGGCAGCTCGCTTTCGAGTTGGAGCTGCACTAGCCCAGGCTTGTTCG GAATTAGGATACAGAGGAGATATCGGTTATCAAACATTCCTGTACAGCTCAGAGACTGATCTTCGGAgagttttcatgtttttagTTGAGAAACTCCCAAAGGAGAGCGACAAAACATCAAACGAACCAATTAGTAAAATTGATCAGTTAGAAAAATCTATTGCGGCTGTTGTCACACGCAGTCTCTCCTCTCCCTGGTTACCCCACTATTGTCACAAAACAAGTTGCAGGAGAGGAGGGTACGTTCATGTGCCTTACAGATCTGTTGATATTGATGTTCCAACATCCAACGATGACGAAG ACTTTCAAAGTTATTATATACGTTATCAACAACCAGTGCCTGAGCAAACAAGGGACCGACAAAGCCTCTTGTCTTCCATGTTATCGCACAACGCAAAACTCCTGCATTCACGATCAACGAATATAATGGAGCGATTGGATTGGCTAAATTCACAAAAGTCCGATAATACTGCTGAACCAGTTGTTACCGTAAAATCTCCAGAAATATCTGTCACTAGCAGATTCACGTTAAATGACAGACTACGTAGTAAAAGAGTGGAATCTGATGTCGAACGAAATATTGCCGAAGTATCGCTTCCTCAACCTGATGAAGCCAGCTCTGTAACGAGAGAAGAAAGACGCACTCTGGAGATCGAGGGAATCAAATCCGATTGCGAAAAGCTGAGGGTTGACATAGACACTGCGCAGgcggaaataaataaaatcactGCACAGCTTTCTTACGTCACGAACAAACATGAAACCGATGAGAAAGAGCTTGAAGTTCTCGAAgctgaaaaaatcatcaaatcgCGGACTTACGATTTGCTGGCAGATTCAGACAACAATATAGACAAACTCAAAACTGTTATAGACTCTGGACGGAATAAATTGATCAATTTAGCAAATCAGTGGGAGAAACACAGAGCACCTTTAATCAAACAGTATCGTGATGGCAGAGAAAAGTATTCTGCTAAAACT AACAGTAGTCAGAAGAAGCTCGAAGAGTTGCGTTTATTGCGtgacaaagaaaaagaattgctAGAAGAGTGTCATATGAAAGATCAGCAGTACTCTCAATTGTTAGGAGAGGTACAGAAATTACCGAAAGATGTTAATCGCTCAGCCTACACTCAGAGAATactagaaataataaacaacgttcgaaaacaaaaagacGACATAAACAAAGTTTTGGCAGACACTCGCGAGATACAGAAGGAGATTAATACTCTAACGGGCAGACTCGAGAGATCTTTTACTGTGGTGGACGAACTGATATTTCGCGACGCTAAAACAAACGAAGCATCGAGGCGTGCTTACAAACTTCTCGCTACTCTGCACTCGGATTGTAGCGAGCTTGTTACTATGGTCGAAGAAACTGGGGCTACTTTACGTGAAATACGAGATTTGGAAGAACAg ATCGACTCTGAATcaacgaaaaatgttggagCTAATTTGGAAAGAATAACTGCGGATTTAACACAGATGCGTCAAGAAACGGCGTCGTTGATGGCACAaatagagaataaaaaatcatga
- the LOC122405790 gene encoding uncharacterized protein, whose amino-acid sequence MWKILRSNARAVTRSHYVQKLNRTFLSEAYRCTDAWNKRLESPILSKINPDEFFIELDKKFQSSGRASAVDVDIYSNIVTNIDHVEGLLNILTKLRLTSEASNILDSTHHAVIRYLFDNNNIDDLLTVLNDRINYGIFPDYLCYNILMDTFIKRQDYASAARVAVLLMLQEDSSNPISNALALYSCLKYLENPESWKAPEPEPEEDPKGEEIKVRVQFIRNPFFDDHFDLTDPQDLVGKTLVFYGKASNDVVSRSCHLRGLVLWKKYKDASNLIKQWTDNNQNECIYEEVLAQVQQHLSHIPEDKITDEVKELNELLNKLDRSNLAKGSVLEEIEKRVREAVKTHEETDISETYKIYDDWEKTRISLLQAQIDELDKKSRLEKVDEMKKELQLRERFLTFFENKKTIELQIEQKIIMENRKYGPKLRVAEDIDDNYIPPVIKKERRN is encoded by the exons atgtGGAAAATTTTAAGGAGCAATGCTCGTGCAGTGACACGTTCGCACTATGTGCAAAAGCTGAACAGAACATTTTTATCAGAAGCTTACAGATGTACCGATGCATGGAACAAGAGACTTGAATCGCCTATTCTCAGTAAAATAAATccagatgaatttttcatcgaacttgacaaaaaatttcaaagctccGGCAGAGCGAGTGCGGTTGATGTTGACATTTACTCGAATATCGTTACAAATATTGATCACGTTGAAGGTCTCCTCAATATTCTCACCAAACTAAGGTTAACATCCGAAGCTTCTAATATTTTGGATTCGACTCATCATGCGGTCATTCGATACTTATTTGACAACAACAATATCGACGATCTTCTAACCGTATTGAACGATCGCATCAACTATGGAATATTTCCTGATTACTTGTGTTACAATATTCTCATGGATACATTCATAAAAAGACAAGATTATGCTTCTGCTGCTCGAGTCGCTGTTTTGTTAATGCTTCAGGAAGATTCTTCCAATCCTATATCCAATGCTTTAGCTTTATATTCGTGTCTTAAATATCTTGAAAACCCAGAGAGTTGGAAGGCTCCAGAACCAGAGCCTGAGGAAGATCCAAAGGGTGAAGAAATTAAAGTTCGAGTTCAATTCATCAGGAATCCTTTCTTCGATGATCACTTTGACCTAACAGACCCACAAGATCTTGTAGGGAAAACTCTTGTTTTCTATGGTAAAGCAAGCAACGATGTTGTCAGCAGAAGTTGCCATCTCAGAGGCCTTGTACtatggaaaaagtataaagatGCTTCCAATTTGATAAAACAGTGGACAGACAACAATCAGAACGAATGTATTTATGAAGAAGTATTGGCTCAAGTACAACAACACCTTTCACATATTCCTGAAGATAAAATAACTGATGAAGTAAAAGAGCTAAATGAGCTCTTGAATAAATTGGATAGAAGCAACCTCGCAAAAGGTTCCGTGCttgaagaaatagaaaaaagagtACGAGAGGCTGTCAAAACTCATGAAGAAACTGATATATCGGAGACTTACAAG ATTTATGACGATTGGGAAAAGACGAGGATTTCCTTGCTCCAGGCTCAAATCGACGAACTTGATAAAAAATCAAGGCTGGAAAAGGTTGATGAAATGAAGAAAGAGCTACAATTGCGGGAACGCTTCCTGACTTTcttcgaaaataagaaaacgaTTGAATTACAAATTGAgcagaaaataataatggagAACAGGAAGTATGGTCCCAAATTACGAGTAGCTGAAGACATTGACGACAATTACATACCTCccgtaataaaaaaagagcgaaGAAACTAA
- the Fkbp59 gene encoding FK506-binding protein 59 isoform X2, with product MAAEDISPLKDGGVLKEILTEGCGDEVPSTGSKVTVHYTGTLLDGTKFDSSKDRDNPFQFTLGQGQVIKAWDIGIATMKKGEVAMLTCDSKYAYGKMGSPPKIPADATLKFEVEMIDFTGEDLSPDDDGSIQRFQIETGKSGGYPSDGSVVDIHLIGKYNDKVFEERDVQFTLGEGEEFGIIEGVERALEKFSSGEKSRLKIKSKFAFKSEGKAEFGIPADADVEYTIQLNNFEKVAEPWSMEGPEKVAQAKLFKEKATNYFKSSKYQLAIKMCQKAVKYLEHEDGFEDDLKTERNELILSVHLNLALFYLKTEQNIEAKAECDKALEIDPNNEKALFRRGQAQFALASPETAVKDFEAVLKVEPKNVAAAKQISVCNTLIKQNIAREKKLYANMFDKFAQADKQ from the exons ATGGCTGCCGAAgacatttctccgctaaaagacGGTGGTGTACTAAAGGAAATCCTGACGGAAGGCTGTGGAGATGAAGTTCCAAGCACAGGCAGCAAAGTCACAGTCCATTATACCGGTACTCTGTTGGATGGGACAAAATTTGATTCAAGCAAGGACCGTGATAATCCGTTTCAATTCACTTTGGGACAAGGCCAGGTTATTAAGGCTTGGGACATTGGAATAGCAACCATGAAGAAAGGGGAAGTAGCTATGCTCACGTGCGACTCGAAATATGCCTATGGCAAAATGGGCTCTCCTCCAAAAATTCCAGCTGATGCGACACTTAAATTTGAA GTAGAAATGATTGATTTCACGGGAGAAGACTTGAGTCCTGACGACGACGGGAGCATCCAAAGATTCCAGATAGAAACTGGCAAATCTGGTGGTTATCCATCCGACGGATCCGTAGTAGATA TACATTTGATTGGCAAATACAATGACAAAGTCTTTGAAGAAAGAGACGTTCAATTCACCCTGGGAGAGGGTGAGGAGTTTGGAATTATAGAGGGTGTAGAAAGGGCGTTAGAAAAATTTAGCAGCGGTGAAAAATCAAGGCTCAAGATCAAGAGCAAATTCGCGTTCAAGAGTGAGGGTAAAGCAGAGTTCGGTATACCTGCGGATGCGGATGTAGAATATACGAtacaattgaataattttgagaAG GTAGCAGAACCTTGGTCAATGGAAGGCCCGGAGAAAGTTGCTCAAGCGAAATTGTTCAAAGAAAAAGCGACGAATTATTTCAAATCGTCAAAATACCAACTGGCTATTAAAATGTGTCAAAAAGCAGTTAAATATTTAGAACACGAGGACGGTTTCGAGGACGATCTCAAAACCGAGCGTAATGAGTTAATTTTATCGGTTCACCTAAATCTTGCtctattttatctcaaaactGAGCAGAACATTGAGGCAAAGGCCGAGTGTGATAAAGCACTGGAAATCGATCCGAATAACGAAAAAGCACTGTTCCGACGAGGACAAGCACAATTCGCTCTAGCATCTCCGGAAACTGCAGTCAAAGATTTTGAGGCTGTACTTAAAGTTGAGCCAAAAAATGTAGCAGCAGCTAAACAAATTTCAGTCTGTAATACTCTcatcaagcaaaatattgcGAGAGAGAAGAAACTTTATGCAAATATGTTTGACAAGTTCGCACAAGCGGATAAGCAG TAA
- the Fkbp59 gene encoding FK506-binding protein 59 isoform X1, with protein sequence MAAEDISPLKDGGVLKEILTEGCGDEVPSTGSKVTVHYTGTLLDGTKFDSSKDRDNPFQFTLGQGQVIKAWDIGIATMKKGEVAMLTCDSKYAYGKMGSPPKIPADATLKFEVEMIDFTGEDLSPDDDGSIQRFQIETGKSGGYPSDGSVVDIHLIGKYNDKVFEERDVQFTLGEGEEFGIIEGVERALEKFSSGEKSRLKIKSKFAFKSEGKAEFGIPADADVEYTIQLNNFEKVAEPWSMEGPEKVAQAKLFKEKATNYFKSSKYQLAIKMCQKAVKYLEHEDGFEDDLKTERNELILSVHLNLALFYLKTEQNIEAKAECDKALEIDPNNEKALFRRGQAQFALASPETAVKDFEAVLKVEPKNVAAAKQISVCNTLIKQNIAREKKLYANMFDKFAQADKQKEEEELRQQPDVMRGTLGEWGQEERPGGRDATAFEKENPNILMLNANGSDEFKNM encoded by the exons ATGGCTGCCGAAgacatttctccgctaaaagacGGTGGTGTACTAAAGGAAATCCTGACGGAAGGCTGTGGAGATGAAGTTCCAAGCACAGGCAGCAAAGTCACAGTCCATTATACCGGTACTCTGTTGGATGGGACAAAATTTGATTCAAGCAAGGACCGTGATAATCCGTTTCAATTCACTTTGGGACAAGGCCAGGTTATTAAGGCTTGGGACATTGGAATAGCAACCATGAAGAAAGGGGAAGTAGCTATGCTCACGTGCGACTCGAAATATGCCTATGGCAAAATGGGCTCTCCTCCAAAAATTCCAGCTGATGCGACACTTAAATTTGAA GTAGAAATGATTGATTTCACGGGAGAAGACTTGAGTCCTGACGACGACGGGAGCATCCAAAGATTCCAGATAGAAACTGGCAAATCTGGTGGTTATCCATCCGACGGATCCGTAGTAGATA TACATTTGATTGGCAAATACAATGACAAAGTCTTTGAAGAAAGAGACGTTCAATTCACCCTGGGAGAGGGTGAGGAGTTTGGAATTATAGAGGGTGTAGAAAGGGCGTTAGAAAAATTTAGCAGCGGTGAAAAATCAAGGCTCAAGATCAAGAGCAAATTCGCGTTCAAGAGTGAGGGTAAAGCAGAGTTCGGTATACCTGCGGATGCGGATGTAGAATATACGAtacaattgaataattttgagaAG GTAGCAGAACCTTGGTCAATGGAAGGCCCGGAGAAAGTTGCTCAAGCGAAATTGTTCAAAGAAAAAGCGACGAATTATTTCAAATCGTCAAAATACCAACTGGCTATTAAAATGTGTCAAAAAGCAGTTAAATATTTAGAACACGAGGACGGTTTCGAGGACGATCTCAAAACCGAGCGTAATGAGTTAATTTTATCGGTTCACCTAAATCTTGCtctattttatctcaaaactGAGCAGAACATTGAGGCAAAGGCCGAGTGTGATAAAGCACTGGAAATCGATCCGAATAACGAAAAAGCACTGTTCCGACGAGGACAAGCACAATTCGCTCTAGCATCTCCGGAAACTGCAGTCAAAGATTTTGAGGCTGTACTTAAAGTTGAGCCAAAAAATGTAGCAGCAGCTAAACAAATTTCAGTCTGTAATACTCTcatcaagcaaaatattgcGAGAGAGAAGAAACTTTATGCAAATATGTTTGACAAGTTCGCACAAGCGGATAAGCAG aaggaggaagaagaacTGCGACAACAGCCTGACGTGATGCGTGGAACTTTAGGTGAATGGGGACAGGAAGAGAGACCAGGAGGCAGAGATGCTACAgcgtttgaaaaagaaaatcccaACATTCTCATGCTCAATGCCAACGGAAGCGACGAATTCAAAAACATGTGA